A section of the Ruania halotolerans genome encodes:
- a CDS encoding OmpL47-type beta-barrel domain-containing protein — MADGTRPGSLRAMIASAITLVLAATTLVLAPAPARAVPNTELPYPEFSGSENPVPETGVDYAPGGYLQEVFDADLAAGAGVSPAQDFWIDGMLARYGTAGEAGDNNQWLFSRGRAVFMKSHSPAQLGFGGQVAYWESIDDRSAYTIAVEQGGEPVSVSETTSERKQTPSYWHSTHTAAGLELEQTKFITDGNVAITVLELSNSGGSDIDVTLAASSPYATVAGDDELTGVVDAYNDLTTLFPRLSGDGFAVDGDRLTREITVPAGEAVTTKVQLGFVADEIDASRAEYDHYSALAPWEAYTEHVRAYNQWWAENIPYLDTPEDNIDKVLFYRWWLMRFNFLDANIPGNDYQFPTAMEGVLGYNNAIVLTTGMFIDDLKYFRDPVYSYGPWVGAGEVSRSGKYVDNPGDPANWSNSYTQYISEAAWRAYQLHGGPTAIAGNLARYAEYDVRDLLEDFDEDGNGLIEYDWGAMTGNDADAVSFDWRAGNLDRTESAYLYSNALASAQAYRVAGQPDKAEEMEALADTVKQAVLDHLWDEEENLLKHRHVETDALVPWKEINNYYPFTVGLMPREGEADYDDDYVEALRLFGDADEYPIFPFYTANQADKAEAAAQGHPGSNNFSVINSTVTFRMLSRVLHEYPNEYIDAEWYKKLLYWNAWAHYMNDGDNRLPDQNEFWSDGSADPQNIGYRSWIHHTILGTTNFTMIEDAMGLRPREDGMIELDPIELDWDYFTADNIRYRDRDLTVVWDDVDHYGSAVADGYSVYLDGALAFSVDSLAHVVYDPATGDVQVPDGVTVTSSTAIDVQSPTEVTFDDDDRIVSMMANAGADVATASTGSENLAVGAAVSATYTDDARTPEAAVNGTTINEPFWGSAGSPNTEDTFTVELDGTQTFDDVRLYFYRSSSSATVPGYSAPAMYTVEYRSGGQWHNVPGQAREPAHPQGNYNHIGFEEVTGDAVRVTMTHADGAHTGLKEIQVFSTGIETAPADNAAPLVQVWQDEGTSTPGAAALTGSVRDDALPTGHLESEWTIVDAPEGAFATFADPASASTTLRYSTEGTYVVRLSATDGEETSSVDVTIEGEANSGGGNLAPAATPSAEFTASWNDVNAVNDGVILHSGGAQTSLWGTWSGSHPATRWLQYDWDSPVRVGSTEVSFWSDQADPSSSNGVNVPQSWRAQYWTGDAWVDVPDPDEYGVARNEPNSTSFDPVTTTRMRLILDAAGSDPYAAVGVSEWKVFADAPVSVEPIDVRTAVGELPDMPATADAIFADGSREAMEVTWPAITEDQVAAETSFTVNGLVTGAPQVAEATVWVRATPPGQINQVDAVTVDTLAGVEPDLPGTVGALYNDGSRQDLPVTWDPIDPADYADDGTFTVDGTVESDIAGPKDALANVTVTGGSSGPDTTAPVVSIEPAEEPASGWHTGAVEVTVEASDDRDPEPVVEVSLDGGPWEAYSAPVPVSGEGEHEVRARATDASANVSEAAVLDVAIDSTPPSVSAVADEHLRTVTILATDALSGVELVEYRLDGGAWAEYDGSLLVGPAEVTVEYRASDAAGHGSEIGSIELDEATSYSLNLALDATPSASVTAGWNSVDGLNDDVQPQTSGDVDPNDNANTWGAWPEIGEQWVQYDWDEPVTFERLSAYFVSNLDGDGLGIDVPESWVAEYWDSASQEWTPVPDPSDYGTEVDQYNEVTFTEVTTDRLRLVMQARGTEEGAGSLGIKEWQVWQDSGEPGPDTQAPEVSAEVTPPVPATGWHTGAVTVTAAALDARDDDPMIETRLDGGAWEPYESPVTFTDDGAYQLELRATDEAGNVSEVTLLEIGIDSLAPTASATIDEDERTVRLEAGDATSGVDRIEYREVGGADWTTYSGPIAVDEEELTFEYRAVDVAGHVSPLAEVTMPAADPGGGGDQVTGEEQLHIGRTRAAPGDEVTVELTGGVPGATFVIELRSDPVQLGTLTLGSDGSGTVTVTVPADTAGGEHQLVAVLGETEVSAPIMIVTAAEPGDSDGSGGGGSGSDGGADAGSDGGNGAGSDADLPSTGAGVLGIAGIAFLVLLIGAALIRASSGSRRGEDSLTS; from the coding sequence ATGGCTGATGGAACCCGCCCGGGGAGCCTGCGTGCCATGATCGCCAGCGCGATCACCCTGGTCCTCGCAGCAACAACCCTGGTGCTCGCGCCCGCTCCGGCCCGCGCGGTGCCGAACACCGAGCTTCCCTATCCCGAGTTCAGTGGATCTGAGAACCCCGTACCGGAAACGGGTGTGGACTACGCACCGGGGGGTTATCTGCAGGAGGTCTTCGACGCCGATCTCGCGGCCGGAGCCGGCGTGAGTCCGGCCCAGGATTTCTGGATCGACGGCATGCTCGCCCGGTACGGAACCGCTGGCGAGGCCGGGGACAACAATCAGTGGCTCTTCTCCCGCGGTCGCGCCGTATTCATGAAGTCCCACTCACCCGCCCAGCTCGGCTTCGGTGGCCAGGTGGCCTATTGGGAGTCCATCGACGACCGCAGCGCCTACACGATCGCCGTCGAGCAGGGCGGTGAGCCCGTCTCCGTGTCCGAGACCACGTCCGAGCGCAAGCAGACGCCGAGCTACTGGCACTCCACCCACACCGCAGCCGGCCTCGAGCTCGAGCAGACGAAGTTCATCACGGACGGCAATGTCGCCATCACCGTGCTCGAGCTGAGCAACTCCGGTGGCAGCGACATCGACGTGACGCTCGCGGCGAGCTCGCCGTACGCCACAGTGGCCGGCGACGACGAGCTCACCGGCGTCGTGGACGCCTACAACGACCTCACGACCCTCTTCCCGCGCCTCTCCGGCGACGGTTTCGCCGTGGACGGCGATCGGCTCACCCGGGAGATCACCGTTCCGGCGGGTGAGGCGGTGACGACGAAGGTGCAACTCGGTTTCGTGGCCGACGAGATCGACGCCTCCCGGGCGGAGTACGACCACTACTCCGCGCTCGCCCCGTGGGAGGCCTACACCGAACACGTGAGGGCCTACAACCAGTGGTGGGCCGAGAACATCCCCTATCTCGACACCCCCGAGGACAACATCGACAAGGTGCTGTTCTACCGGTGGTGGCTGATGCGCTTCAACTTCCTCGATGCGAACATCCCCGGTAACGACTACCAGTTCCCGACGGCGATGGAAGGCGTGCTCGGCTACAACAACGCCATCGTGCTGACGACCGGCATGTTCATCGACGACCTCAAGTACTTCCGCGACCCGGTCTACTCCTACGGGCCGTGGGTAGGTGCCGGTGAGGTGTCCCGAAGCGGCAAGTACGTGGACAACCCGGGTGATCCCGCCAACTGGTCGAACAGCTACACCCAGTACATCTCCGAGGCTGCCTGGCGCGCCTACCAGTTGCACGGGGGCCCGACGGCGATCGCGGGCAACCTCGCCCGGTACGCCGAGTACGACGTGCGTGATCTGCTCGAGGACTTCGACGAGGACGGCAACGGTCTCATCGAGTACGACTGGGGCGCCATGACGGGCAACGACGCGGACGCCGTGTCCTTCGACTGGCGTGCCGGCAACCTGGACCGCACCGAGAGTGCCTACCTGTACTCGAACGCCCTCGCCTCCGCGCAGGCCTACCGAGTGGCCGGACAGCCCGACAAGGCCGAGGAGATGGAGGCCCTGGCAGACACGGTGAAGCAGGCAGTGCTCGACCACCTCTGGGACGAGGAGGAGAACCTCCTCAAGCACCGCCACGTGGAGACCGATGCACTGGTGCCGTGGAAGGAGATCAACAACTACTACCCGTTCACTGTCGGCCTGATGCCTCGCGAGGGAGAGGCCGACTACGACGACGATTACGTCGAGGCGCTGCGCTTGTTCGGCGACGCCGACGAGTATCCGATCTTCCCCTTCTACACCGCGAACCAGGCGGACAAGGCCGAGGCCGCGGCCCAGGGGCACCCGGGCTCGAACAACTTCTCAGTGATCAACTCCACGGTGACCTTCCGCATGCTCTCCCGCGTGCTGCACGAGTACCCCAACGAGTACATCGATGCCGAGTGGTACAAGAAACTCCTGTACTGGAACGCATGGGCGCACTACATGAATGACGGTGACAACCGTCTCCCGGACCAGAACGAGTTCTGGTCCGACGGTTCGGCCGACCCGCAGAACATCGGCTACCGCTCCTGGATCCACCACACCATCCTCGGCACGACCAACTTCACGATGATCGAGGACGCGATGGGGCTGCGCCCGCGCGAGGACGGGATGATCGAGCTCGACCCGATCGAACTCGACTGGGACTACTTCACCGCGGACAACATCCGCTACCGCGACCGCGACCTCACCGTGGTCTGGGATGACGTGGACCACTACGGTTCCGCGGTGGCCGACGGCTACTCCGTCTACCTCGACGGCGCGCTCGCCTTCTCGGTGGACTCCCTCGCCCACGTGGTCTACGACCCGGCCACCGGCGATGTGCAGGTGCCGGACGGCGTCACCGTCACCTCCTCGACGGCGATCGATGTGCAGTCGCCCACGGAGGTCACCTTCGACGACGACGACCGCATCGTCTCGATGATGGCGAATGCGGGCGCCGATGTCGCGACGGCCAGCACCGGGAGCGAGAACCTCGCCGTCGGCGCCGCCGTCTCGGCCACCTACACCGATGACGCCCGCACACCAGAGGCGGCCGTGAACGGAACCACGATCAACGAACCGTTCTGGGGTAGCGCCGGTTCGCCGAACACTGAGGACACGTTCACGGTCGAGCTCGATGGAACCCAGACGTTCGACGACGTCCGGCTCTACTTCTACCGCTCGTCCTCCTCGGCGACCGTTCCGGGCTACTCCGCTCCGGCGATGTACACCGTGGAGTACCGCTCCGGTGGCCAGTGGCACAACGTACCGGGTCAGGCCCGCGAGCCCGCGCACCCGCAAGGCAACTACAACCACATCGGCTTCGAAGAAGTCACCGGTGACGCAGTCCGTGTCACCATGACCCACGCCGACGGTGCGCACACGGGACTCAAAGAGATCCAGGTGTTCTCGACCGGCATCGAGACGGCACCCGCCGATAACGCCGCACCACTGGTCCAGGTTTGGCAGGACGAGGGCACCTCGACCCCTGGTGCGGCGGCGCTCACGGGCAGCGTGCGCGACGACGCCCTGCCCACCGGGCACCTCGAGTCCGAGTGGACCATCGTGGACGCCCCCGAGGGAGCGTTCGCCACGTTCGCGGACCCGGCATCGGCGAGTACGACGCTGCGCTACTCCACCGAGGGCACCTATGTGGTCCGGCTCAGTGCCACCGACGGCGAAGAGACGTCCTCGGTCGACGTCACCATCGAAGGTGAGGCCAATTCCGGTGGCGGCAACCTCGCACCTGCCGCAACGCCGTCGGCGGAGTTCACGGCGAGCTGGAACGACGTCAACGCCGTCAACGACGGGGTGATCCTCCACTCCGGCGGTGCTCAGACCAGCCTGTGGGGTACCTGGTCGGGATCACACCCGGCCACCCGCTGGCTTCAGTACGACTGGGACAGCCCCGTCCGGGTCGGCTCCACTGAGGTGAGCTTCTGGTCGGATCAGGCGGACCCGTCCTCGAGTAACGGCGTGAACGTCCCGCAATCGTGGCGCGCGCAGTACTGGACCGGCGATGCGTGGGTGGACGTGCCCGACCCGGATGAGTACGGCGTGGCCCGGAACGAGCCGAACAGCACCTCCTTCGACCCGGTCACCACCACCAGGATGCGGCTGATTCTCGACGCCGCCGGATCGGACCCCTATGCGGCCGTCGGCGTGAGCGAGTGGAAGGTGTTCGCCGACGCTCCGGTGTCCGTCGAGCCCATCGACGTGCGCACCGCAGTGGGCGAACTGCCGGACATGCCGGCAACGGCGGACGCCATCTTCGCCGATGGAAGCCGCGAGGCGATGGAGGTGACGTGGCCGGCCATCACCGAGGATCAGGTCGCCGCCGAGACCAGCTTTACGGTCAACGGTCTCGTCACCGGGGCGCCGCAGGTGGCGGAGGCCACGGTGTGGGTCCGCGCGACGCCACCCGGTCAGATCAACCAGGTCGACGCCGTCACCGTTGACACGCTCGCCGGTGTGGAACCGGATCTGCCGGGCACTGTGGGTGCGCTCTACAACGACGGCTCCCGCCAGGACCTCCCGGTCACCTGGGATCCGATCGATCCCGCGGACTACGCCGACGATGGCACGTTCACCGTGGACGGCACTGTCGAGTCCGATATCGCCGGGCCCAAGGACGCCCTCGCGAACGTGACCGTCACCGGCGGTTCGTCCGGCCCCGACACCACCGCCCCGGTCGTATCGATCGAGCCGGCCGAGGAGCCCGCATCCGGCTGGCACACCGGCGCCGTCGAGGTCACCGTGGAAGCGAGTGACGATCGCGACCCCGAGCCCGTGGTCGAGGTCTCCCTCGACGGCGGCCCGTGGGAGGCGTACTCGGCACCGGTGCCGGTGTCCGGGGAGGGTGAGCACGAGGTACGTGCCCGCGCCACTGACGCCTCCGCGAATGTGTCCGAGGCCGCCGTCCTCGACGTGGCGATCGACAGCACGCCGCCGAGCGTGTCCGCAGTGGCGGACGAACACCTGCGCACCGTGACGATCCTCGCGACCGATGCGCTCTCCGGTGTCGAGCTCGTCGAGTACCGGCTCGACGGCGGAGCGTGGGCGGAGTATGACGGGAGCCTGCTCGTGGGGCCGGCCGAGGTGACCGTGGAGTACCGCGCGAGCGATGCTGCCGGTCACGGCTCCGAGATCGGGTCGATCGAACTCGACGAGGCGACCTCCTACAGTCTCAACCTCGCCCTGGATGCGACCCCCTCGGCGTCGGTGACGGCGGGGTGGAACAGCGTGGATGGTCTCAATGACGACGTGCAGCCGCAGACCTCCGGCGATGTGGACCCCAATGACAACGCCAACACGTGGGGCGCGTGGCCCGAGATCGGTGAGCAGTGGGTCCAGTACGACTGGGACGAGCCGGTGACGTTCGAGCGCCTCTCGGCCTACTTCGTGTCCAACCTCGACGGTGACGGCCTGGGGATCGACGTGCCGGAGAGCTGGGTCGCCGAATACTGGGACTCGGCATCGCAGGAGTGGACCCCGGTGCCGGATCCCTCGGACTACGGCACCGAGGTGGATCAGTACAACGAGGTGACCTTCACGGAGGTCACCACCGACCGGCTGCGCCTGGTCATGCAGGCCCGCGGGACCGAGGAGGGCGCCGGTTCGCTCGGTATCAAGGAATGGCAGGTCTGGCAGGACAGTGGCGAACCCGGACCGGATACGCAGGCGCCGGAAGTGTCAGCCGAGGTGACACCGCCGGTTCCCGCGACCGGGTGGCACACGGGCGCGGTCACGGTCACCGCAGCTGCTCTGGATGCACGCGATGACGATCCGATGATCGAGACCCGTCTCGACGGCGGAGCGTGGGAGCCCTATGAGTCGCCGGTGACGTTTACCGACGATGGTGCGTACCAGCTTGAACTGCGGGCCACGGACGAGGCGGGCAACGTCTCCGAGGTGACCCTCCTGGAGATCGGCATCGATTCGCTCGCACCGACGGCCTCGGCCACGATCGACGAGGACGAGCGCACCGTACGGCTCGAGGCAGGCGATGCCACCTCCGGTGTGGACCGGATCGAGTACCGCGAGGTTGGCGGGGCCGACTGGACGACCTATTCGGGGCCGATCGCCGTGGACGAGGAGGAGCTGACGTTCGAGTACCGTGCGGTCGACGTAGCAGGCCACGTCTCACCGCTCGCGGAGGTGACGATGCCCGCCGCCGATCCGGGGGGCGGTGGCGACCAGGTCACGGGGGAGGAGCAACTCCACATCGGCCGTACTCGGGCTGCCCCCGGAGACGAGGTGACGGTCGAGCTCACCGGTGGCGTGCCGGGTGCAACGTTCGTGATCGAACTGCGGTCCGATCCCGTGCAGCTCGGCACGCTCACGCTCGGGTCCGATGGTTCAGGGACCGTCACGGTGACGGTCCCCGCCGACACTGCCGGCGGTGAGCACCAACTCGTGGCCGTGCTCGGCGAGACGGAGGTCTCCGCTCCGATCATGATCGTCACTGCCGCTGAACCTGGTGACAGTGATGGCTCTGGCGGAGGCGGGTCTGGGTCTGATGGTGGAGCCGACGCCGGATCTGACGGTGGCAATGGTGCGGGATCCGACGCAGACCTTCCCTCCACGGGGGCGGGTGTACTGGGTATTGCGGGCATCGCGTTCCTGGTTCTGCTCATCGGAGCGGCCCTGATCCGCGCCTCGTCCGGCAGCCGTCGCGGCGAAGACTCGCTCACGAGCTGA
- a CDS encoding family 43 glycosylhydrolase: MTRPLRVAAASVAAAAVTAVLAAVPAAAYDNPILDDGSSYSADPATLVVDDTLYIFAGRDEAGATTNDFIMNEWQAFSTTDVASDSWTHHPEQMRPEEVFDWATPGRAYAGQVVEGTDGRYYWYVPVHEAGSASPDPFGIGVAVADSPLGPWTDHAGGPIISQEIMGNTLHNIDPTVLVDGDQVYLYWGSFSQLRGIELDADMKTLVGDPVAVHSLTGFFEGAWLFERAGTYYMAYAGNNAGPASSCTPAHYHACIAYGTAPDPLGPWTHQGTILPPVSSTTSHPAITEFDGEWYLAYHTAGAEGGNHFRRSVAIDDLEWDDSVSPARILPVTTTPEQGPDLTPRTNVAPWAQASASNEPIPTQYWIKALNDEIVRPNPLPPDVWGSWAPQRPAQQWIQYDFDQPVRIDSTRITFWRDVPPGTGNGVSDPDAWVLQYWTGSAWSDVPEPSGYPTSTMQMHTVTFAPVTTSRVRAVLDAAPGPAGQFSALAVQEWEVHMAHASGYAASEVTTVPGIAPELPATVTLTFDGGHSVEAPVHWDAPRPADYAEPGIATVSGMAEGFGPGKVEIDVIVLDGDPAPPDPTDPDPTDPGDPDPTDPGAPEPTDGTDEEPTTAVGEHDHPSASEQPSGGELATTGPGDRVLTLAGATLLMLVTGAVIARAGTRPRVHPGSIRG; encoded by the coding sequence ATGACGCGCCCTCTCCGCGTCGCGGCGGCCTCAGTCGCCGCCGCAGCGGTCACCGCAGTGCTGGCCGCCGTGCCCGCGGCCGCCTATGACAACCCGATCCTCGACGACGGGTCGTCCTACTCCGCCGATCCCGCCACCCTGGTGGTCGACGACACGCTGTACATCTTCGCCGGTCGAGACGAGGCGGGCGCCACCACCAACGACTTCATCATGAACGAGTGGCAGGCCTTCTCGACCACCGACGTCGCCTCGGACTCCTGGACCCATCACCCGGAGCAGATGCGGCCCGAGGAGGTGTTCGACTGGGCGACGCCCGGGCGCGCCTATGCCGGACAGGTGGTGGAAGGCACCGACGGACGCTACTACTGGTACGTCCCGGTACACGAGGCTGGCAGCGCCTCGCCGGATCCGTTCGGGATCGGCGTCGCCGTCGCCGACTCGCCGCTCGGGCCGTGGACCGATCACGCCGGCGGACCGATCATCTCCCAGGAGATCATGGGCAACACCCTGCACAACATCGACCCCACCGTGCTGGTCGACGGTGACCAGGTCTACCTCTACTGGGGTTCCTTCTCACAGCTGCGCGGCATCGAGCTGGATGCGGACATGAAGACGCTCGTGGGTGATCCTGTCGCGGTCCACTCACTGACCGGCTTCTTCGAAGGTGCGTGGCTGTTCGAACGTGCCGGCACCTACTACATGGCGTACGCGGGCAACAATGCCGGACCAGCATCGTCGTGCACGCCCGCGCACTACCACGCGTGTATCGCCTATGGCACGGCACCGGACCCGCTCGGGCCGTGGACGCATCAGGGCACGATCCTGCCGCCGGTCTCCTCCACCACGAGCCATCCGGCGATCACCGAGTTCGACGGCGAGTGGTACCTCGCCTATCACACGGCCGGCGCCGAGGGCGGCAACCACTTCCGCCGTTCCGTCGCGATCGACGATCTCGAATGGGACGATTCGGTCTCACCTGCGCGGATCCTGCCCGTGACGACGACTCCGGAACAGGGCCCCGATCTCACGCCCCGCACCAATGTGGCCCCCTGGGCGCAGGCGTCCGCCTCGAATGAACCGATCCCGACCCAGTACTGGATCAAGGCGCTCAATGACGAGATCGTGCGCCCCAACCCGCTCCCGCCGGACGTCTGGGGCAGTTGGGCTCCGCAGCGACCCGCGCAGCAGTGGATCCAGTACGACTTCGACCAGCCGGTGCGTATCGACAGCACGAGGATCACCTTCTGGCGCGATGTCCCGCCCGGCACCGGTAATGGCGTCTCCGACCCGGATGCATGGGTGCTCCAGTACTGGACCGGCAGTGCGTGGAGCGACGTCCCAGAACCGTCCGGCTATCCGACCTCAACCATGCAGATGCACACGGTGACGTTCGCGCCGGTGACGACCTCACGGGTGCGGGCCGTCCTGGACGCCGCCCCGGGGCCCGCAGGACAGTTCTCCGCGCTCGCTGTCCAGGAGTGGGAGGTGCACATGGCGCACGCTTCCGGCTACGCGGCCAGCGAGGTGACGACGGTGCCCGGCATCGCACCGGAGCTACCGGCGACCGTGACGTTGACTTTCGACGGTGGGCACAGTGTCGAGGCGCCCGTGCACTGGGACGCGCCCCGCCCGGCGGACTACGCCGAGCCGGGGATCGCCACCGTCTCCGGCATGGCCGAAGGGTTCGGTCCGGGGAAGGTCGAGATCGACGTCATCGTGCTCGATGGTGACCCAGCTCCGCCAGACCCCACAGACCCTGACCCGACGGACCCGGGCGACCCTGACCCGACGGACCCGGGTGCCCCTGAGCCGACTGACGGCACCGACGAAGAGCCGACGACCGCCGTCGGAGAGCATGACCACCCGAGTGCGAGCGAGCAGCCCTCCGGCGGTGAACTTGCCACGACCGGACCGGGCGACCGGGTGCTGACCCTGGCGGGAGCGACGCTCCTGATGCTGGTCACCGGTGCGGTCATTGCCCGCGCGGGTACCCGCCCTCGGGTGCACCCCGGCTCCATCCGCGGGTAG
- a CDS encoding VIT1/CCC1 transporter family protein, protein MTGSAAPTSPHRADVRRWRRYLAEERAEAALYTQLAARRQGEEREILLALASAEGRHAAHWERLLGDQIGRDRPPSVRSRLLISLARRFGSVFVLALAQRAEARSEYAGDSHATPAMAADERIHEEVVRSLAMRGRAKMSGTFRAAVFGMNDGLVSNLALVLGIGASGVGTGTVLLTGIAGLLAGALSMGAGEYVSVRSQRELLEASTPSPQAHAAVGDLDVNANELTLVYRARGMSADEAQEKAERRLADYNPTVPPRRVAPHSLEEVGSAGHAAISSFAFFASGAVIPVLPYAFGLSGLTAVLLAAGLVGLALVATGAAVGVLSGAPPMRRALRQLLIGWGAAGVTYLLGLAFGTTLG, encoded by the coding sequence ATGACGGGTTCTGCTGCACCGACTTCCCCGCACCGCGCGGACGTGCGCCGGTGGCGCCGCTATCTGGCGGAGGAGCGGGCCGAGGCAGCCCTGTACACCCAGTTGGCGGCTCGACGGCAGGGCGAGGAACGGGAGATCCTCCTCGCCCTGGCCAGTGCCGAGGGACGCCATGCTGCCCACTGGGAACGGCTGCTCGGCGACCAGATCGGGCGGGACCGGCCGCCGTCGGTGCGTTCACGCCTGTTGATCTCGTTGGCCAGACGATTCGGCTCGGTCTTCGTGCTCGCCCTCGCCCAGCGGGCCGAGGCCCGGTCGGAGTACGCCGGTGACTCGCACGCCACCCCCGCGATGGCCGCCGATGAGCGGATTCACGAAGAGGTGGTCCGTTCGCTGGCCATGCGCGGACGGGCGAAGATGTCGGGGACGTTCCGGGCCGCCGTCTTCGGGATGAACGACGGTCTGGTCTCCAATCTCGCCCTGGTGCTGGGGATCGGTGCCTCCGGAGTGGGAACGGGAACGGTCCTGCTCACCGGGATCGCCGGCCTGCTCGCCGGGGCGCTCTCGATGGGTGCCGGCGAGTATGTCTCGGTCCGATCCCAGCGTGAGCTGCTGGAAGCCTCCACCCCCAGCCCGCAGGCTCATGCTGCCGTCGGGGATCTGGATGTGAACGCGAACGAACTCACCCTGGTCTACCGGGCCCGCGGGATGAGTGCCGATGAGGCTCAGGAGAAGGCGGAGCGACGCCTCGCCGACTACAACCCCACGGTGCCGCCGCGCCGGGTGGCCCCACACTCGCTGGAGGAGGTGGGCTCGGCTGGGCATGCCGCGATCTCCAGCTTCGCCTTCTTCGCCTCGGGCGCCGTGATCCCCGTGTTGCCCTACGCCTTCGGGCTCAGCGGACTGACTGCCGTGCTGCTCGCGGCGGGCCTGGTGGGCCTCGCACTCGTGGCGACCGGCGCCGCCGTCGGAGTGCTCTCCGGGGCCCCGCCGATGCGCCGGGCCCTTCGCCAGCTCCTCATCGGCTGGGGTGCCGCGGGCGTCACCTATCTGCTGGGGCTGGCGTTCGGCACCACGCTCGGCTGA
- a CDS encoding DUF1918 domain-containing protein, whose product MRATVGDRVVIASAHTDVPAREGEVVGVSEQGEPPWQVRWSEDDHESVYCPGPDAFVEPRQ is encoded by the coding sequence ATGAGGGCCACAGTGGGAGACCGGGTGGTGATCGCGTCCGCACACACGGATGTGCCGGCACGTGAGGGCGAAGTGGTCGGCGTCTCCGAGCAGGGCGAGCCGCCGTGGCAGGTGCGCTGGTCCGAGGACGATCACGAATCGGTGTACTGCCCCGGACCGGACGCGTTCGTGGAGCCGAGGCAGTAG
- a CDS encoding App1 family protein: MSATHAAARLEDGFHRRLIPFLRSRGWRPRTIDYIGYGNRQVVRVLARVVLSRQHADDDSRLSALDLIERRGWRAYVTAPVSFIPVTVVVGGVEHTTVTDRSGYLDLVINGHDLPAGWHDVEIRAKAAAPAYARVRIIDVDTRLAIVSDIDDTALVTLVPRPLIALWNTFVRHGSARHVVPGMAQMYQRIAAEHPNTPMFYLSTGAWNIMPTLVQFLRSHAFPAGPMLMTDWGPTNTGWFRSGQEHKRVALRRLAAEFPHLHWVLVGDDGQHDPSIYREFAREYPTRVAAIAIRQLTPGEQVLAHGTPVPAEEPGEAGRRSPAPEVSGADGFDLAPQLSAILRQG, translated from the coding sequence ATGTCAGCGACGCATGCGGCCGCCAGGCTCGAAGACGGCTTCCATCGCCGACTCATCCCGTTCTTGCGTTCCCGCGGCTGGCGCCCCCGCACCATCGACTACATCGGGTACGGCAACCGGCAGGTCGTGCGTGTGCTCGCCCGGGTGGTGCTCTCCCGGCAGCACGCCGATGATGACAGCCGACTCTCCGCTCTGGACCTCATCGAACGTCGCGGATGGCGTGCCTACGTCACCGCACCGGTCTCCTTCATCCCGGTGACCGTGGTGGTGGGCGGGGTCGAGCACACCACGGTGACCGACCGCAGCGGCTACCTGGACCTGGTGATCAACGGCCACGATCTGCCAGCCGGCTGGCACGATGTGGAGATCCGGGCCAAGGCGGCCGCGCCCGCCTACGCCCGGGTCCGGATCATCGACGTCGACACCCGGCTGGCGATCGTCAGCGATATCGATGACACGGCCCTGGTCACCTTGGTGCCACGTCCGCTGATCGCCCTCTGGAACACTTTCGTGCGGCACGGCAGCGCTCGCCATGTGGTTCCCGGGATGGCGCAGATGTACCAGCGGATCGCCGCCGAGCACCCGAATACGCCGATGTTCTATCTCTCCACCGGGGCCTGGAACATCATGCCGACCCTGGTGCAGTTCCTGCGAAGTCACGCATTCCCGGCCGGGCCGATGCTGATGACCGATTGGGGCCCGACCAATACCGGGTGGTTCCGTTCCGGCCAAGAGCACAAGCGGGTGGCGCTGCGCCGCCTTGCTGCCGAGTTCCCGCACCTGCACTGGGTGCTGGTGGGCGACGATGGCCAGCACGATCCGTCCATCTACCGCGAGTTCGCGCGGGAGTACCCCACCCGCGTGGCCGCTATCGCCATTCGCCAGCTGACCCCCGGCGAGCAGGTGCTCGCACACGGCACACCAGTGCCGGCAGAAGAGCCGGGGGAGGCAGGGCGGCGGAGCCCGGCTCCCGAGGTCAGCGGCGCGGACGGCTTCGACCTGGCTCCTCAGCTCTCGGCGATCCTGCGGCAGGGCTGA